Part of the Caulifigura coniformis genome, AAGGCGTTGATGACCCAGTCGCGGTAGGTCCACATCTCGCGGAAGTTGTCGATGTGGATGCCGTGGGTGTCGCCGTAGCGCGCGGCGTCGAGCCAGTAGCGGCCACGATGTTCGCCCCAGGCGGGGGAGGCGAGGAAGCTGTCGACGAGCTTTTCGTAGGCATCGTCCGATGAGTCGGCGATGAACTTCTCGACGGTCTCAGGGGCTGGTGGAAGCCCCGTGAGATCGAGGCTGAGGCGGCGGGCCAGTGAGCGACGGTCGGCTTCCGGGGCGGGCGCCAGCTCCGCGGCGTTGAGCTTCGCCAGAATGAAACTGTCGATCGGATTTCGGAGCGGAAAGGCGGGCTTCTCGATGTGCGGGACGGCCGGAAGCGTCGGGGGAATCAGCGACCAGTGCTGCTCATAGACTGCGCCGGCGGCGACCCATTGTTTCAGGGTTTCGATCTGGGCCGGCGTCAGATGCTTCTTCGTCGAGGGCGGGGGCATGATCTCGTCGGGATCAGTCGACGTGATCCGGGCGATCAACTGGCTCTCGTCGGGTTTGCCGGCGACGATCGCGCCCGTGGCCGTCGCATCGGCGAAACGGTCGAGGCGCAGGTCGGCCTTGCGGGAGGCGGAATCGGGGCCGTGGCAGGCGAAGCAGGCATCGACCAGGATCGGCCGAATGTCCTTGTTGTAGGTCGGCGGGGCGGCCTGGGCGAGCGCTTCGCTGAAGCAGGTCGCCGCGACCGCGACAGCGATCAGGACATCAGCACGCAGCATCGGACGACGCTCCGGTTCAGGCGGGACGAACGACGCAATCCTGAGAGGGATCGCGGTGAGGACCCTGATTGTAAGGAGCGGGTTGGCCGGACGCACTGGTGCAGGCCGGCTGGGCTGGTCGCCTGGGCCTCCTGTGAGGGGAAGAAATCCAAGAAACACGGGATCGGGGGGCTGAGCGTGTTTCTTGCCATTCCTCCCCTGGGATCTTTCGGCCGGGTGAAAAGAGGCCCTCCCGCGGGCGCCGGGGCGTGGAAATCCGGCGCGCGTGATACGGTCGAGCCGGGTGACTTGATGAGGTTGTGATTGTGTTCATGGTTCCTCCACCTGACTTGGATGGTTGCGCGCGGGGATGCCAGCGTGCTGTTGGGGGGAAGGGAACCACGGATAAGACGGATAGGACGGATCAGGAATGGGGGGCGTGACGCGATGGATTTTGGCTGGTTGGCAGGCGGGAGTGGGGAACCACGGAATACACGGAAGTGACGGGAGGAGGTTTTGGACGGTGGCTCGTTTTGGGTGGGGCCCCTGGACGGTCGGGGGAGGGCAGGGCTTTTCAAACAAAAAAACGACGCTCGGGATTCGGGCGTCGTCAATGAGGTGCTGGAGTGGCCGTCATCATCGATTACCGGCAAAAACGATTGTGGCCGTAGTGATTGACCGGTCCGCGGAAGTTGTTGTAGCCCGGCCGGACAGGGCGGTAGGCGTTGTAGTTCGAGTAGTTGAAGCTCACACCCGGGTTCACATACCCGTAGGCACCGCCGTATCCGTAGCCCGGCGTGGTGTAGCCGTAGCTGGGGGCGTAAACGGTGGGGTAGGGGTTCACGATCACCGGGGCGGGCTGATAGACGGGGTAGTTCCCACCCAGATTCAGGCCGAGCGAGAACCGATCGGACGCTTCGACATTGGCGACCGAGAACATCGACAGGGCCGCGGCCGCTGAGAGGAGAGTTTTGCGAAACATGGCAGATTCCTTCTTTTCCTTGGTGTGATGACGCCCGCGAGGTTTGCTGTTCCTCAGTCCTCCGGGCATGGCAGGACAGTTCGCAGCAGGCGTGCCAAGTGGGATGAGGGCGTTCCAGAGGCACAAAACGGCCCTCAACTCCGCGCAGCCTTCCAGGTCGGCAGGTTGGGCTCGTCAAAGTGACGACTCGCGCCGTCCAAACAGCGTCGATGGGTTGACGCATGTGTTGCAAGAACGTCACGCGCGACTGGTAACTTTCGCCCGGACGGCAAAATCGGCCGCTTTGAGGTCGCTTGCTTGACCACATGCCGACGACTCTCCACGCTGAGCGGCATGTCCAAGCCAAGAGTCTGTGTTCTGCGTGCCCCCGGCACGAACTGCGAAGTCGAGACCGCGTTCGCTTTTGAAACGTGCGGCGCCGTTGCGGACCAGGTGCATCTGTTCCGATTGCTCGAGCAGCCCACGCTCCTCGACCAGTACCAGATCCTGTGCATCCCGGGTGGATTCAGTTACGGCGACGACCTGGGAGCGGGTGTCGTGTTCGGCTCGCAGCTTCGCGGACGGCTCGGCGACGCCATCGGACGCTACCTGCAGGCGGACAAACTGGCCCTCGGAATCTGCAACGGATTCCAGGTGCTCGTGAAAGCCGGCATTCTTCCGGACGGCGCAGCGGGCTGGTCCGCCGATCCGACGAAACCCCGCGACACCACGCTGACGTGGAACGTCAACGGGAAGTACACGGCATTGTGGGTCAAACTCAAGGTGCGGTCGCCGCAGTGCGTGTTTCTCAAGGGGATCGACACGATCGACGTCCCGATCGCTCACGCCGAAGGGCGGATTGCTGTCCGCGATGCCTCCATTCTCAAGACATGGCGTGAGCGGGGACAGATCGCCGTCACTTATCACGGCACCGAAACGGAAAACTACGACGAAATGCTGCAGTACCCTGTGAATCCGAACGGATCGCTGGCGAACATCGCGGGACTGTGCGATGCCACGGGCCGGGTGTTCGGGCTGATGCCCCACCCCGAGCGGTTCCTCTGGGCGCAGCAGCACCCGACGTGGACTCGCGACGGACGCGAGGGGTACGGCGACGGGATGAAGATCTTCGAGAACGCGGTCGCGTATTTCGGTTGAGCACTCAGTGCCAGTGCCGATTGGGCCAGTGCCGATTGGGCCAGTGCCGATTGGGCCAGTGCCGATTGGGCCAGTGCCGATTGGGCCAGTGCCGATTGGGCCAGTGCCGTCTGGGCCAGTGCCGTCTGGGCCAGTGCCGTCTGGGCGTCAGTTCTTGGCGAACTCGAGCTTCATCTGGCGGTCGGGCTGTTCGCTGAACTCGCGATAGAGCATCGAGGGCTGGATGTCGCGGTTGTGCTGGTACTTTCCGCTGGCGTACTCGCGGATGTCGCCTTCGACCGTGTGGTAGAAGATCTGGCAGATCTCGATGCCGGGATAAATCCGGATCGGCTGGACCGCAAACATTTCGAGGGTCCAGTAGCCGCAGAAGCCGACGTCGCCGAAGCCGGCCGTGATATGCACGAACAATCCCAACCGGCCGATTGAGGAGCGGCCTTCGAGCATGGGGACGAGGTTGTGGGTCTCGGTGCGTTCGAGGGTGCGGCCGAGGTAGAGGCGGCCGGGGTCGAGGACGAGTCCTTCGGGCGGAATCTCGATCCTGCGGTGTCGGTTGGGCCGCCGCATATCGAGAATGACTTCCTCGTAGACCAGCAGCTCGTTGTGCAGACGCAGGTTGTAGCTGTTGGGGTTCACTTGCGACTCCTCGAACGGGTCGATGGCGATGTCGCTGCCGATCCGGGCTTGAATCTCGGGACCGCTGAGGATCATTGGGAAAGGCCGGAGGTAAGTGACGGAGTCCGGGAGGCGCTGTGATCGCGAGAGATGAACCGTCGTTGTGACGTGTCGGACATTTGAAGGCAGCCGCGCGGCAAATGCAAACCGTCAGTTCCGCGCGGCGCGCATTTGCGCTTCTTCAAAGAGATGTCGCGCGGCCCGGCCGCTGATGGTGGTGCGGCTGAGCAGTTCCGCGGCGATCCGCTCAGTGGCGTCCCACATGCCGGGCTGATCGAGGAGGTGCTCGGTTTTATCGAGCATGCGGCGGACAAGTTTCTCGGCCCGCCTGTCGTTTCCCGCGCGGGAGAGGCACATCGCATGCACTTCGCGCAGGTCCTGCGAAGCGCCGGCCCAGCCGTAAACGCCGGTGAGCCGGGCCTCTGCGGCGAGACCTCCCAGGAAGATCAGGATGGCCGTTTCGAGGTCGTCATCGGACGGTTTGACAGTCCCCTTGCGGATGGTGCAGGCCCCGAGCCTGGTTTCATCAGGAAGAATGCTGACACGCTGCACCGCCCGGCCGAGGGCCAGTGCGACGAC contains:
- a CDS encoding phosphoribosylformylglycinamidine synthase subunit PurQ produces the protein MSKPRVCVLRAPGTNCEVETAFAFETCGAVADQVHLFRLLEQPTLLDQYQILCIPGGFSYGDDLGAGVVFGSQLRGRLGDAIGRYLQADKLALGICNGFQVLVKAGILPDGAAGWSADPTKPRDTTLTWNVNGKYTALWVKLKVRSPQCVFLKGIDTIDVPIAHAEGRIAVRDASILKTWRERGQIAVTYHGTETENYDEMLQYPVNPNGSLANIAGLCDATGRVFGLMPHPERFLWAQQHPTWTRDGREGYGDGMKIFENAVAYFG
- the dcd gene encoding dCTP deaminase: MILSGPEIQARIGSDIAIDPFEESQVNPNSYNLRLHNELLVYEEVILDMRRPNRHRRIEIPPEGLVLDPGRLYLGRTLERTETHNLVPMLEGRSSIGRLGLFVHITAGFGDVGFCGYWTLEMFAVQPIRIYPGIEICQIFYHTVEGDIREYASGKYQHNRDIQPSMLYREFSEQPDRQMKLEFAKN
- a CDS encoding cell division protein FtsH, whose product is MPHSAEEITACHEAGHAVVALALGRAVQRVSILPDETRLGACTIRKGTVKPSDDDLETAILIFLGGLAAEARLTGVYGWAGASQDLREVHAMCLSRAGNDRRAEKLVRRMLDKTEHLLDQPGMWDATERIAAELLSRTTISGRAARHLFEEAQMRAARN